The sequence GGGTGATCGCGTTCTCCAGCGGTTTCCGGGCGCTCGAGCCGTCGCTCGCCCCGTTCACACAGGCGACGCTCAAGGCCGCGGACGCGTTCGTCGAGGGCCTCCGCGCGGACGGCGGGACGGAGATGCTGGAGCCGCTGCTCGCGGCCATGGGCATGCTCGGGGACGCGGAGCGAGATCGCGTGGTCGTGCTGCTCACGGACGGCCAGGTGGGCAACGAGGCGCAGATCGTCGAGCGCGTCGTCGAGCGGGGCAAGGGGGTGCGGATCTACACGTTCGGCATCGGCACGAACGTGAGCGACGTGCTGGTGAACGATCTCGCGCGCCGGACGGAGGGCGCCGCGGAGTTCATCCACCCGGGCGAGCGCATCGACGAGAAGGTCACGGCCCAGTTCGCGCGGGCGACGGCGGTCCGGGTCACCGGGCTCGAGGCGCGCTTCGAGGGGATCGACGTCGGCGAGCTCGCGCCGGCCGAGCGCCCCGCGCTCGTCGACGGGGAGCCGTGGGTGCTCTACGGTCGCTACGGGCAGCCGGGGATGGGGCGCCTCTCGCTGCGCGGGACCCTGCGCGGGGAGCGCTTCCACCTCGACGTGCCGGTCGAGCTCGCGGCGGAGGCGTCGCGGCCCGGCCTCGAGGCGCTGTGGGCGGGCGCGCGGGTGCGCGAGCTCGAGGAGTCGGAGCGCGCGCTGTCCGGCAAGCGCGCCGAGGCGATGCGGAAGCGCATCGTGGACCTCGCGGTCCGGCACCGTGTGGCGTCGAAGCACGCGTCGTTCGTCGTGATCGAGCGGCGGACGGGCGACCGGCGGGCCCATGGGCAGCCCGAGGCGCGGCCCGTGCCGGTGAGCGCGCCGGCGGGGTGGGGGATGTCGAGCCACCGCGGCCCGGCGGCGCCCGCGGTGTACGCCGCGATGTCGATGGGCGGGGGCGGCCCGATGATCGGCGGTCCGGTCGTCATGAGGGCCAGGGCCTCCGCGGCCGCTCCCGGGGCGCCCGCTCCCGCGGCGCCCGCGGCCCCGCCCAGGTCGACGCCGGCCGCGAGCGGCCTGCTGGCGCGCGCCAAGCAGCTCTTCCAGCCGAGCGCGCGGGCCGCGGCCGCGGGCGGCTCGGACGAACGGTCGGTGAGCTGGGTCGCGCCCCCGGCCGCCGCCGCGCCGGGCGGCCCCCCGCACCCGGTTCCCCCGCCGGCCCCGGCCGCCGCGCCGGCGCCGCAGCACGTGCCCCCGCCGGCCGCGGCCGTCGCGCCGGCGCCGAGCGCAGCCCCTGGAGTCCCGCCCCAGGGCCACGGCCTGGGGAGCCTCTTCGAGGAGCAGCTCGCGTCCGGGCTCTGGGAGCGCGGCGACTCGACCGATCTCGGCCGGCTCACCAGCACGGCCGCATGCCTCGCGGCGTGCCATGACCAGGGCGTCGACTCGGCCCACCCCATCTACGGCGCCCAGGTCGCCAAGGCGATCGAGGCGCTCTGCTCGCTGGCCGGGGCGCTCCTCCAGCGCGGTGGCGCCGACGGGGAGGTGGCCGCGGCGCTCGCGGCGGCCTACCTCGCCGCGAGCGGTCGGCGGCTGCGGGCGCAGGTCCGCGACGCCGTGGCGGCCGCCGCGCCGGAGGCGGTGCGCGCGCTGCTGGGCGAGCTCGGGGATGCTGCGGCGCTCAGGAGAAGGGTCGACGCGCTGCGCGGCGCATGACGGGCTCACCGCGGCCGGATGGCCGCGGCAGCCCTCGCGTCGCTCTCACGGATACGTGTCGTCCCCACCCTTCGTGCCAGCTCCCGGGCGGGCCTCGCCGGCCGGGCGGGCCGCACCGCCCGGGCGAGGCTCGCCAGCCGGCGCTGCGCCAGCCGGTGCCGCACCCGTCGGTGCCGCACCCGTCGGTGCCGCGCCTGCAGGGCGAACGGGGCCCTCTGGGAGCTGCGCTGTCCCCTCGATCACGATCTCCACGCGCGGCTCCGGCGGTTGCGCC comes from Sorangium aterium and encodes:
- a CDS encoding VIT domain-containing protein; this translates as MNPSHDPSHPSPISCLRSSEGHPVPLLGVSLSGEVLGGAARLVVRQRYRNEERRPIEAIYTFPLPGEASIAGFAMECAGRRLEGEVKEREEAFQAYDEAIATGHGAALLDEERRNVFTASVGNLLPGEETVVEVAFVQALTADEGALRLMIPTLVAPRYMPGATGGDRTAHGVHAPTGDVPDADRISPEIARVDYGITVDIVFDLGRDVAIESPSHALSVRREEGYRQRVSLRNDKAALDRDIVLLAAGAPGVQAGVVCDRTPGQEGTFALTVVPDLFDTHAHAKRASSRRDVVFVVDVSGSMQGESIDQAKRALRLCLRHLAEGDRFGVIAFSSGFRALEPSLAPFTQATLKAADAFVEGLRADGGTEMLEPLLAAMGMLGDAERDRVVVLLTDGQVGNEAQIVERVVERGKGVRIYTFGIGTNVSDVLVNDLARRTEGAAEFIHPGERIDEKVTAQFARATAVRVTGLEARFEGIDVGELAPAERPALVDGEPWVLYGRYGQPGMGRLSLRGTLRGERFHLDVPVELAAEASRPGLEALWAGARVRELEESERALSGKRAEAMRKRIVDLAVRHRVASKHASFVVIERRTGDRRAHGQPEARPVPVSAPAGWGMSSHRGPAAPAVYAAMSMGGGGPMIGGPVVMRARASAAAPGAPAPAAPAAPPRSTPAASGLLARAKQLFQPSARAAAAGGSDERSVSWVAPPAAAAPGGPPHPVPPPAPAAAPAPQHVPPPAAAVAPAPSAAPGVPPQGHGLGSLFEEQLASGLWERGDSTDLGRLTSTAACLAACHDQGVDSAHPIYGAQVAKAIEALCSLAGALLQRGGADGEVAAALAAAYLAASGRRLRAQVRDAVAAAAPEAVRALLGELGDAAALRRRVDALRGA